In the genome of Candidatus Nealsonbacteria bacterium, one region contains:
- a CDS encoding DUF1858 domain-containing protein, translated as MPKKNTQNFKKITKETTLAEVLKQKGTEIILQKYNFPCLTCPMAKFEIENLKIGQVCEMYAIPLEKVLEELNKKIKF; from the coding sequence ATGCCTAAAAAAAATACCCAAAATTTCAAAAAAATCACCAAAGAGACGACTTTGGCCGAGGTTTTAAAGCAAAAGGGAACTGAAATTATTTTACAAAAATACAATTTTCCCTGTTTGACCTGTCCGATGGCTAAATTTGAGATTGAAAACCTGAAAATCGGCCAAGTTTGCGAGATGTACGCTATCCCTTTGGAAAAAGTTCTTGAAGAGCTGAATAAAAAAATTAAATTTTAG